The following are encoded together in the Chaetodon auriga isolate fChaAug3 chromosome 4, fChaAug3.hap1, whole genome shotgun sequence genome:
- the LOC143319002 gene encoding uncharacterized protein LOC143319002 has protein sequence MTSLNIKGHVGENVTIKCSNWDSITDVKSNVKYLCDAPCSKDKHIIVKAAVGEIKHRNRIKLVNSAAGAFVTFTNLQKSDSKRYYCGAKRFFSDPLIEVNLKVTDGPKTAPKAFDVTSSTLSSSSTDIIPDTSTSSIIHSTTTPASAVSMAGSVPYLVVGVSVLIPILMVLLTVMRKMKMKQLKQEDAREDVEYEDIRLEDQQSVRQPARGSILYFSADPDSLYANCSYHQDTGLAAVSGLNHSKDFSLNSASNSVVYSKVACVQSRTTDLQCNLVYSVAQLPKEQIEPTGQSETIHSESNKNDSLYSLAQLPRTA, from the exons ATGACGTCTCTCAACATAAAGGGACATGTTGGGGAAAATGTGACCATCAAATGCTCCAACTGGGACAGTATCACTGATGTAAAATCTAACGTTAAGTACCTCTGTGATGCTCCATGCTcgaaagacaaacacatcatcGTCAAAGCAGCAGTTGGAGAGATTAAACACAGGAATCGGATAAAGTTAGTTAACAGTGCAGCAGGTGCATTTGTCACCTTCACTAATCTCCAAAAGTCTGACTCTAAGAGATATTATTGTGGAGCAAAGAGGTTTTTCTCTGATCCACTGATCGAAGTGAATCTTAAAGTTACAGATG GTCCCAAGACAGCTCCAAAAGCATTTGATGTAACCAGCTCCACGCTGTCTTCAAGCAGCACAGATATCATTCCTGATACTTCcacatcatccatcatccattcTACAACAACTCCTGCATCAGCAG TTTCCATGGCAGGAAGTGTCCCATATTTGGTTGTTGGTGTCAGTGTTCTAATTCCCATACTGATGGTCCTACTGACGGTtatgaggaagatgaagatgaaacagcTGA aacAAGAAGACGCACGAGAG GATGTTGAATATGAAGACATCAGACTTGAAGACCAGCAAAGTGTAAGACAACCTGCGAGGGGCTCGATCCTCTACTTCTCTGCAGACCCAGACAGTCTCTACGCTAATTGTTCCTACCACCAAGACACTGGATTAGCAGCTGTGAGTGGACTTAACCATTCAaaagatttttctttaaattcagCATCCAACTCTGTGGTCTATTCAAAGGTGGCATGTGTCCAGAGCAGAACCACAGATCTCCAGTGTAACTTGGTGTATTCTGTTGCTCAACTACCCAAAGAGCAAATTGAACCCACTGGGCAATCTGAAACAATTCACTctgaaagcaacaaaaatgACTCTCTCTATTCTCTGGCTCAGTTACCACGGACAGCCTGA